One Saimiri boliviensis isolate mSaiBol1 chromosome 7, mSaiBol1.pri, whole genome shotgun sequence genomic window, ATCGCAGGTATCTCTGGAGAAAGGGGCCTTTGAACCTAGCCAGGGCCACAGAGACTCAGAGGGTAGGGTCAGGCCCTGGAGCATGTCTTGGTCCCCATGCTGatccagaaaaggaaaaggcagtGGGAGGGGGAGTTGAGTGAGCATCTTTGCTTGGTGCCTATCACTTCTCCAGCCCCCAAGGTAGATGCCACCTGGAAATCCCCCAATGACCACCAGGGGGCAGCCGTGGGCCACCGTTCTTCAGACTCTGGGGAATCTGTCTGGACAGCTCCTTCCTGTCCACCCTTCCCTCCATCTGTGATCTCTGCCCTGCAGATAATGTGAAGGACTGGAGCAAGGTCGTCCTGGCCTATGAGCCTGTGTGGGCCATTGGCACGGGCAAGACTGCAACACCCCAACAGGTAAATGAGCCCAGGAGCCCTGCTCTCATCCCAGTCTGCCACAGGTTTGGACAGACACAGACCATCTAGGCCAACCCCTGATTTTAAAGACTGGGAGACCCTGAGCCCAGAGACAGTGCCCAGTCCAGGGGCATCCATTCCATGGCCTGGCTTGGATCTGAGCCTTGGTACTCAGACTCAGTCAGAAACCACACTAAGTGTCCACTGGTGCCACTGATTTTTCCTCTTAGAATGAGAGGCAGAAAAGGTAAGGCTAGCGTCTTGTTCTAGGCCCAGGAAGTACATGAGAAGCTCCGAGGATGGCTTAAGTCCAATGTCtctgatgcagtggctcagagCACCCGTATCATTTATGGAGGTGAGTGGCTTTGCTTCCCGGCTGAGGTGGAGTGGGCTGAGGGCTAGACTGAGCCCTGGGacatgggggtggggatggggcgTACTGATCCCATCCTTGACCAAGCCCTTGTTCTGCTCCCTTCCCAGGCTCTGTGACCGGGGCAACCTGCAAGGAGCTGGCCAGCCAGCCTGATGTGGATGGCTTCCTCGTGGGTGGTGCTTCCCTCAAGCCTGAATTCGTGGACATCATCAACGCCAAGCAATGAGGCCCATCCATCTCCCCTATCTTTCCTGCCAAGCCAGGGACTAAGCAGCCCAGAAGCCCAGTAACTGCCCCTCCCTGCACATGCTTCTGATGGTGTCATCTGCCCCCTCTTGTGGCCTCATCCAAACTGTACCTTCCTTTAACGTTTATATCTTCACCCTGTAATGGCTGGGACCAGGCCAATCCCTTCTCCACTTACTATAATGGTTGGAACTAAACATCACCGAGGTGGCTTCTCCTTGGCTGAGAAGTGGAAGGGGTGAAATTTACTAGTGGGTCCCTTCGGCCCTAGTGCGGGCGGGAGAGAAACCATCCTCACCATGAGGCCAAGATCCTCCCCTCAGAAACCAGGAGTGCTGCCCTCTCCCACGGTGCCCgcacctatgtgtgtgtgtgtgtatgtgaaccACCCACGTGTGAGGGAATAAACACCTGGCACTAGGTCTTGTGGTCTGTCCGCCTTCACTGGACTTGTCCATAAAATCTTCCTTTTGGAGGCAGCTATAGAAATTATCCCTtgtgcaaaaaaacaaaaccataaacaGGTTGTTGTAACAACACCTCTTAGTATTTTTACTTCAAAAACAGTTTTGCGTAGCCGACTGCCATAGCCTTGAacgctgtctctctctcttcctccctctgagTGGCTCTGGGGCTGTTGATTTCCCCAGAGCTTGGGTCGGGGTAGGGGCCCAGCCTCACTGGCTTTATAGCTGGTCTAGGCCAGCAgtgcctccccacctcctccaagGGCAGGGGTGGTGGCAAGGCCCCAGCACAGTCTGTGGTATCACAGGGCTCACTGGTAGAGCAGGTAGCGCTTCATGGCAGGGGGCAAGGGCAAGGCAGACACCTGGCCAAGCCGGGTATCCCCCAGGGTGTGGCGCACACACAGGCGGCTCAGATGCAGAAGGGAGTGTGGCTCCgctgggagagagaaggaggtggaAGGTGAGTATGGGTGCAGCCACCAGCCAGACGTCCTCAGACTGCAGGGTCCTGCCCAGATGCCTTTCTGCTTTCCTGCTTTGAGTGTGCCCACCTTAGCTGAAAGGGAGATCTGAGATGCCCCGAAGTGCCGCCTCCCAATGAAGATTTCACACATCCCCAGTCAGAGCTGGGGATGAAGTGCTGGCTAAGGCCCTCTAAGCAACAGGCCAAGGTAGCTCTGACGGTGGTGGAGCTGACCCAGGCTTTGACTCCAGGGGCTTGGGAGCTGGGGCTGAGGTGCGGAAGGATGGCTCTCCACTCTACAGCTCACACACCTGCAGAGAGCAGCTCCAAGCCCTGGCCCCAGTCAGTTCCTGGGGAGGCTCCTCCCCTGCTGCCCCACCCTaaggccctgcctcctcccttgTGCCCAGGGCCCCAGTGGCTCCATCCTGAGGTCTGGCTGAGGAAGGAAGTAGGTATGTGGCACAGAGGTCAGAGCCCAGGGAACCCCGTACACACCCTGGGTGCCCAGCTCTGCCCTTGCTCACGGGTTGGGATCTCCTGAACCCCCTCAGCCCTGGTGTGCCTCCCTCCATCCTTACCACTTACTGGCCAAGAGAAACTTGAGAAAGTTGCTTTCTCAGGCCTGTTTCACCTCTAAATACAGCTGTGAAGACCCCTAGCCTATCCCAGCACTGAACAGAGAAAAGAGGCAGGTTGGATGAAGGTCCATCCCCTCTGCTCTTGTCAAAGAGTTTCCATCCCAAACCGCTGCCACCAGGGACAGAAAGTTCTCCCCGCACCTGCCCAATGCCTCACCTCTCCTTTCGCCCAGGTAGCGGATGCGGACCTGGCACTGGCCCCAGACAGCGCTTACTGCCGGATAGAGGGTCCTGCCCTTCAGTCCACGGAAGGCTGGCCCCAGGTAGGTGCCCCCAATAGCGTAGCCCAGGGTTCCCTCCTCCATGTCCAGAACCACCAGCAGCCTCTCTGGCACCTCCAGCTGCTCACCCTGAGTTCCTGCTGGATACTGGGGGGCCCCGGGCCCCTTGCTCTGATGGTACAGCTTCCCCCGGCCGATGTCCCAGCCCCACGACTCGCTGTTGCTGCCCAGCAGCGCCGCGTAGTGGTCAGCCTGCAGCGGGGCGAGGGCCGTGGCCACGCCGACCACGGCATGCGTGCCCCTCTGCCCGGGGGGCCAGCCGATCTCCCAGGCGTGCAGGCCGCTCGAGTAGCCCCTCTTACCCCGGGCCCCATCGGTGCTCTGGGCCACGGGCCGCCGCTCAAAGTACAACCCCCTTTCCTTGACCTCGATGTTCTCTGAACAGTCTTTGGGGTTCCAACCGTGGCGCCGTTGGGTCCCCAGGTCAGGAGGGGGTGCAGACAGCAGCTCTTCCAAGCCCTCGGGACAGGAGAGGTCAGGGTACAGggcctgtggggtgggggtgctgcTGCTGCCCCCCGCCAGGGCCGTCTGGCCCATGGACGTGAGGAGTTGGAGAACTCCCCGAAAGAGGCTTGCTGGGGCGTCTCCTGAAAGTTGAGCTCCAGTGTGGAATTGACCTGGAAGGGAGTTGGGGTAGAAGGGGCGTGAAGAGCAGAACCCCGGCGGGGGCTCGTCACCCAGGCACCCCATCCTTTCACCCAGGTTTGCCAGCTGGCCCGTCCTCCCTCCTCGCTGCCCCAAAGCTCCTGGGCCCACCATCTGCCCTCGCCCCATCTGTCCCAGATCGCCCGAGACGCTCGCGAGTTTCCCCACTTAGGGCGTCAGCAGGGACCATGCCCCTCCCCCGCCCTGAGCCCTCGCCGCTGCCCCGAACCTCGGTTGGCTTCCCAGCCCTGGAAGTTGCCGGGCCTCTGGAGGAGCCGGGCGGAAAGAAGCCGAGGCGCGCGGGCGTAGACCGCCAGCCGCTTCCGCCCCCGGCCCCTCCCCAGGGCCGCGCCCGCCCTGTGGCCCCGCCCCTCCGGGGCCGCCGGGATGTTAACCCTCTCCTCGCCGTCCCGGGCCGCGCGGCCCCGAGGCCACGCCCCTGCAGAGCCCCGCAGTCACCCCTTTCCTCGGCCGCAGCCGCGGAGAGCGCGCCCCGCCCCCGTGGAGCCCACCCCGGCGGTTAACCTTAGATCTCCGCCCCCACTGCGACCCTGCCCGAGGCCCCTCCCCAACGGCGAAGTCCGGGGGCGGTTAACCCTTCTCTCGCTGCGACGGAGTGCGCACCTGGGCAGGCCCAGCTCATAATGAACGCTTTGATGGCATCACCGCCTCTGGAATCCCTGGGGATGGTGTTCTCCACCGTCAAGACCTTTGGGCCGCCTGTGCAGCCAACTCCTGCGCCCCTGAGGATAAGGAACATGGGGTCGAGGAGGGGCTCCCTTGTGCTGACTCCCATTTCCATTTCCCTGTGATGCTGGGTCACTGTTTCTGGGTTGGTCCCTTTCTGCTGGGGTTGTGAGTCAGCCTGTGCCACCCCTGTGGCTCTGAACTCTGTCAGGCTCTGGGCTGTACGTGTCATAGTTCTCCCTGCTGGTCCAGTCTTCACACTGGATGCCAATCCATTACTGGGCCATTGATCTCATTTGGTAGAGTGTCCTGGCTAAGTCTTCAGGTTTGGGTGAAGCTATGCCACTatttagctgtgtgatcttggggaaCTTGCCacattactgttttgttttgagacagggtattgctctgtcacccaggctggagttcagtggtgccatcagcccactgcagccttgacctcctgggctagatcctcctacctcagcctcctaagtagctgggactacaggcatttgctaccacacccaggtaatttaaaaaaattttttttagagacagggtc contains:
- the SPSB2 gene encoding SPRY domain-containing SOCS box protein 2; its protein translation is MGQTALAGGSSSTPTPQALYPDLSCPEGLEELLSAPPPDLGTQRRHGWNPKDCSENIEVKERGLYFERRPVAQSTDGARGKRGYSSGLHAWEIGWPPGQRGTHAVVGVATALAPLQADHYAALLGSNSESWGWDIGRGKLYHQSKGPGAPQYPAGTQGEQLEVPERLLVVLDMEEGTLGYAIGGTYLGPAFRGLKGRTLYPAVSAVWGQCQVRIRYLGERRAEPHSLLHLSRLCVRHTLGDTRLGQVSALPLPPAMKRYLLYQ